Sequence from the bacterium genome:
TCGGCGGCCTCTTCCATGCCCCGTTCTTCCATGGCGACTTTCTTGGCGTTGAGCTGACGGGCGCGGGCCGCCGCGATCAGGACGCCTTCGTAGCGGTTCTTGGCGTGCTGGCGCAGCCCTTCCAGGGAGATGAGCCGACCGTGCTTGCCCCCGCGCAGGGTCATCCGGCCTTTTTCGACGCGCGGCTGCGCCGGGACAAATGTCTGCTCGTCGTGCCCGTCATCCATCG
This genomic interval carries:
- the rpoZ gene encoding DNA-directed RNA polymerase subunit omega translates to MAMVDTNDRNAMDDGHDEQTFVPAQPRVEKGRMTLRGGKHGRLISLEGLRQHAKNRYEGVLIAAARARQLNAKKVAMEERGMEEAAELKRLKMTSYALSELIEGKIKVERPGESIEQK